The Mucilaginibacter mallensis genome has a segment encoding these proteins:
- a CDS encoding TonB-dependent receptor → MQLFIRKKQVPALSRLLLSFIILFTAYGASAQSILKGKISDPQGAPLVGATIKTDESGGTSSDANGAYSAKVTNGKHKLTFSFTGFETIVLQINIAGADTTINVTLNPSSGNTLKEVVISTGIRTKPRTITDSPVPIDIVGGKDLASTGQPSFDKALEYRVPSFNTVNTPVNDATSLLDPYEIRNLGPSRTLILIDGKRKNPSALTYIVPSPGRGEGGADLSAIPIDAIDHIEILRDGASAQYGSDAIAGVLNVILKKKSNYGAITLNSGITGKGDGGRLGVSLTNGVILNNDGYINYTLDLSHIGKADRPGIVSAIGEANSSTGFGADINVVNAYLAKYPTANNHNADPEKTAGKFLINGGIPLDENSQVYFNAAYVAKKVNSFANFRTPYWQSTDYGLLHAAGTEYIGYGPTFEGDLSDYNGTIGIKSQKNGWNTDVSFTTGGNQQLYTVNNTINNSLGVNSPISFKTGGFSFSNNIGNIDISRKVTDQLNIAFGSEFRVERWQLIPGDTASYSGGGAQSFPGYQAKNAIIANRYNLGGYFSLDYDVTHDFLVSGTIRDEQYSDFGNTFVWKLSSRYKLLDDKLTLRGSASTGFKAPSLAQLYEQLSTPAVSGGTVITQGLVNNISPQAKAIGIPELKPEKSLNLTAGVGVNPVDNLNITLDYYNIKITDRIILSNTIGPGTGPGAAGLDSVLSKNHIAKVIFFTNGLDTRTQGLDFVASYRNILLGSGRLGLNVSGNYTLENKNLGTINPPLIEAAGASVINANFEALLLTSRPKFKYILGADYRIGKWSFNANETIFGPTTFHDTDNELNPNLNVVFKTKGVTDIGFNFDILKNLTFSGGVENLFNVLPKWHFVAPNAAGQAVLADPAQVLYNTNGITFNGRYPVTTNNGSQFSQLGIIYSASLKLKF, encoded by the coding sequence TCAAATTAACATTGCTGGTGCAGATACAACGATAAATGTGACATTAAATCCGTCGTCAGGGAATACTCTAAAAGAAGTAGTTATTTCTACAGGTATCAGAACAAAGCCCCGCACGATAACAGATAGTCCGGTGCCGATTGACATTGTAGGCGGAAAAGACCTGGCCAGCACAGGGCAGCCTTCGTTTGACAAGGCTTTAGAATACCGGGTACCGTCTTTCAATACAGTAAATACACCTGTAAATGATGCTACTTCCCTATTAGACCCCTATGAAATACGCAACCTGGGGCCAAGTCGCACCCTGATTTTAATAGACGGTAAACGTAAGAACCCTAGTGCCCTTACTTATATAGTGCCATCCCCTGGTCGGGGAGAAGGCGGTGCAGATCTTTCGGCAATTCCAATCGACGCCATTGACCATATCGAAATATTGCGTGACGGAGCTTCGGCACAATATGGTTCGGATGCGATAGCAGGTGTTTTGAACGTAATTTTGAAAAAGAAAAGTAATTATGGCGCTATAACATTAAACAGCGGTATAACAGGCAAAGGGGATGGTGGACGCCTTGGGGTAAGCTTAACAAACGGAGTTATTCTCAATAATGACGGCTACATCAATTATACCCTTGATTTAAGCCATATAGGTAAAGCGGACAGGCCGGGAATCGTTTCTGCAATTGGAGAAGCAAACAGCAGCACTGGTTTTGGTGCCGACATCAATGTTGTTAATGCCTATCTGGCAAAATATCCTACTGCAAACAATCATAACGCTGACCCGGAAAAAACGGCAGGTAAATTTCTGATCAATGGCGGCATCCCACTCGATGAAAATAGTCAGGTTTATTTTAATGCTGCCTATGTTGCCAAAAAGGTGAACAGTTTTGCCAATTTCCGCACACCATATTGGCAGAGTACAGACTATGGCCTGCTCCACGCGGCAGGTACAGAATACATCGGCTATGGGCCAACCTTTGAGGGCGACTTGTCAGATTACAATGGAACAATTGGTATCAAATCCCAAAAAAATGGCTGGAATACAGATGTAAGTTTTACCACCGGGGGGAATCAACAATTGTATACCGTGAATAATACTATAAATAACAGCTTAGGTGTAAACAGCCCTATTAGTTTTAAAACAGGTGGGTTCTCATTCTCCAATAATATCGGCAATATAGATATATCAAGAAAGGTGACCGACCAGTTAAATATTGCCTTTGGTAGTGAGTTCAGGGTAGAACGGTGGCAATTGATTCCTGGCGATACGGCCTCCTACTCTGGTGGTGGTGCACAGTCGTTTCCTGGTTACCAGGCCAAAAATGCAATCATAGCCAATAGATACAATCTTGGCGGATACTTTTCGTTGGATTATGACGTCACTCATGACTTTCTCGTAAGTGGTACCATACGTGATGAACAATATAGCGATTTTGGTAATACCTTTGTTTGGAAATTAAGTTCCAGATATAAACTGCTTGATGATAAACTGACTTTACGTGGTTCAGCATCTACCGGCTTTAAAGCTCCTTCGCTGGCACAATTGTATGAACAGTTATCGACGCCTGCAGTTAGCGGTGGCACGGTTATCACCCAGGGCCTTGTGAACAATATCAGCCCGCAGGCAAAGGCAATCGGAATACCCGAACTCAAACCGGAGAAATCGCTCAATTTAACTGCAGGTGTTGGCGTAAACCCTGTAGATAATTTAAATATTACGCTTGACTACTATAATATTAAAATCACCGACCGTATCATTTTGAGTAATACGATAGGGCCTGGCACCGGGCCCGGCGCGGCAGGATTAGATAGTGTATTATCTAAAAACCATATTGCGAAAGTTATTTTTTTTACCAACGGGTTGGATACAAGAACACAGGGACTTGATTTTGTAGCATCTTATCGCAATATATTATTGGGATCAGGCAGATTGGGATTAAATGTTTCAGGTAATTATACCTTGGAAAATAAAAATCTGGGCACCATAAATCCACCGCTGATTGAAGCAGCGGGCGCTTCCGTTATTAACGCCAACTTTGAGGCTTTACTGTTAACCTCTCGCCCCAAATTTAAATATATACTCGGGGCAGATTATAGAATTGGTAAATGGTCGTTCAATGCCAATGAAACCATATTTGGCCCAACAACTTTTCATGATACCGACAATGAATTGAACCCCAATTTAAATGTTGTATTTAAAACAAAAGGGGTAACAGATATTGGCTTCAACTTTGATATTTTAAAAAACCTGACGTTTAGTGGAGGGGTTGAAAACCTGTTTAATGTTCTTCCCAAATGGCATTTTGTGGCGCCCAATGCCGCAGGGCAAGCAGTGCTAGCGGATCCGGCCCAGGTGTTGTATAATACCAATGGGATAACCTTCAATGGCAGATATCCGGTAACTACTAATAATGGCTCGCAATTTAGCCAACTGGGCATAATTTATTCTGCCAGTTTAAAATTAAAATTTTAA